In one Conger conger chromosome 5, fConCon1.1, whole genome shotgun sequence genomic region, the following are encoded:
- the LOC133129730 gene encoding bcl-2-modifying factor-like has protein sequence MGDEDDEVFRPVSHCWGAPFREMKYEDRGTQTPSPAPRLRDGLLLCGMSEEPRRLFYGNAGFRLHFPALFEHVGEQEWVSTQDRNLDQEQQQEQPGLSSEVRIGRNLQLIGDQFHQERVQLYQRTQRNQQPSWWHYLLFGVADRGRGVLR, from the exons ATGGGCGATGAGGATGACGAAGTGTTCCGGCCTGTCTCCCACTGCTGGGGCGCCCCCTTCAGGGAGATGAAGTACGAGGATAGGGGCACACagacccccagccctgccccgaGGCTTCGGGATGGCCTGCTGCTGTGTGGCATGTCTGAGGAGCCACGGAGACTGTTCTATG GTAATGCTGGCTTTCGGCTACACTTCCCAGCACTCTTTGAGCACGTCGGGGAGCAGGAGTGGGTCTCGACCCAGGACCGAAACTTAGACCAGGAGCAACAGCAGGAGCAACCAGGGCTGAGCTCGGAGGTTCGGATTGGCCGGAATCTCCAGCTAATCGGAGACCAGTTCCACCAGGAACGTGTCCAGCTG TACCAGAGAACCCAAAGGAACCAACAGCCCTCCTGGTGGCACTATCTGCTGTTCGGTGTTGCTGACCGCGGGAGAGGTGTGCTGAGGTGA